A region of the Bremerella alba genome:
ATCACCGTATGTGATGATCTCAAAGATCTTTGGCAACTATCTAACGGATCACGAAAATACTTTTGGCTGGCCGATGGTGAAGATGAGGAGTTTACACCTCATGCCTTTCTATCGATCAAGGAGGTTATATCGCAGTGGAAACTTTTCGCACCCTATGATCAGGCGTTATATTCCCAATGGCATGATAACGAATCTTGGGGCGAGCGTGATCCACGCATCCAACGTTACTTCTTACGACATCGTAAGTGGTTGGCCTTCACCAATTCGTATGGCAGCAACCAACAGCTATATTTCGATGCTGATCCAACTCAACAGGGCACCTATGGCCAGATGATCATGTTCGTCCACGACCCCGACGGCGTTTACTGGTCCGGCAAAAGCTTCCTCTCCTTCTTCAAACGGTCAAACGATTTACTGGAAGCACTTTCTGACGCCCCAGAGCTACTCGTTGAACGATTAGAGCTTGAAGATTCGGTGAATTCACTCGGCCCAGGACTACGAGCCCCTGATACTTGTCATGAAGTTGAATTCGATTTCAATGGGATTCGTGTCACCTGGATGGAATCGGTGAAGGGCAGGGCGAGCACTTCAGAATCATTGCCAAAGCACCCTAATCCACTGGAAAATAGTTACCGTGTAATTGACCTACCTTTCATACTTAAAATTCATCACGGCAATTTGCTGTTCGAAGATGATGGTCTCGAATTCGACTTTGGTTCCATAAAAGGACGAGATCACATCCGTGTTGCCGGATACAACAAGATTTTCGTGAACGGCGAATTACGAAAACCACACACCGACACGTAAGTATCGTTACCCGCCCGCCAAACGTGGCATCCAGTGATATGTTGATTCGCTCTTATCGAGGGATACCTTGCGGTCACTTGCTCCCGAAGATCAGCCCGCCAACCCCATAACCGATCGCACTGCCAACTCCGCCTCCGATGGCGCCCCCAATGGCCCCGCCTGGGACGATCCCCGTTTCGCGGTTTAACACTAACATGACGATAACGCCAATGACTCCTCCGGCGATCCCGCAGACTTGAACGGCCCCATTGGACTTTGCCTCGGCTTGATCTTTTACCGGCTTGCCGTGCTGATCGTAGAGGCCGGAATGAACTTCCGTCTTGTTCTCGAAGATATGAAGTTGAATAGCCGTGGCTCTGGTCGTTCGACTGACGACCGATTGGCGGAGTGTGTATTCACGACTGCCGAAATAAATATTTTGGGGCTCATCATCGGTTAACTTGCCTTCAAAGACGACCTCCCCGTTCACCGAAATACGGTCTTTGCCCGAGACAAACCCTTTGTCGATTTTGATTTTGTCGCCAGCTGCTTCGATCACAGTTGCCATTTATCTTCCTCTTGAATTTCGATGTCGGCCGATACAAACAGTCCCTATGGGTAGACCCAGACCCACAGCATAGGCAGCCAGGCAAGCTATTTCCACAACTTATGGAAATCTTTATAGCAAGCCGCTCGGCCTTCGAATGGTGATAGGCGCATGCCCACCCCGTGCAGACCGCATTCAGTGCGATCCGTCTGCTTCGCGTCACTGCTCGCTACCTACTTGCCTGCTGGGGCGTCACGGAGGCCCACGCTGGTGCGTGCTGTCCGACTCAGGTGCCATGCTCACGTCTGTGTAGGCGTGGCTTCGCTTCGAGCGATTCAGAGCGCGGCCCAGT
Encoded here:
- a CDS encoding SMI1/KNR4 family protein translates to MTTIHAEFERLSRVFDRIGFPLKTAPPASNTQIDTLTEVTGITVCDDLKDLWQLSNGSRKYFWLADGEDEEFTPHAFLSIKEVISQWKLFAPYDQALYSQWHDNESWGERDPRIQRYFLRHRKWLAFTNSYGSNQQLYFDADPTQQGTYGQMIMFVHDPDGVYWSGKSFLSFFKRSNDLLEALSDAPELLVERLELEDSVNSLGPGLRAPDTCHEVEFDFNGIRVTWMESVKGRASTSESLPKHPNPLENSYRVIDLPFILKIHHGNLLFEDDGLEFDFGSIKGRDHIRVAGYNKIFVNGELRKPHTDT